The Elaeis guineensis isolate ETL-2024a chromosome 5, EG11, whole genome shotgun sequence DNA segment ttccatctatgtatatgtatactttaagaaaaagatataatgatttcaaaggctctcagatggctatgaatgaatctcttcggaAAGGTCGATAtccagagctagcatccacacgaaacatggtcctgccagcaggtataaagttggcacatgaattaagaactctgtcgattaagaaacatggccctgtcatgggtataatagtgactttAGCAtgatatctgtgagcaatattttgaaacatgacatgaatacatgatgaaaatgatttacgattcatgattgtgaaatatacatgatttatgcatgcatgatgagtttataacttgttttgttatatgctctatgaaatactttattttgtattatctgttattttctaaatattgcattatcatgaaaaacttatgcttgatccgatagtgcaagttctacttactggactagtgtagctcatattctttttgttttctttttgtttgaacagaggaataaggttaggattGGCAAAAGGAATCCAGacttgaagatctgcatagcaagcttgaaaatttgacagcagaagtttaatttattttataatcatggatttgtagttatttatgaatgttgaaattcgggttagtacttgctcttggatttagatgctctgaaccaatattgattcgattatttgatgaataatagaattgaatctttttatttgatagattttagatgattatgatggattggcttcatgTTATTGTGGGCtctatccctcggtagcatggccataTTATGTCCCGAATTTGAAGCGTGATAAGCAGACCTCATTGTACATGAAAAATGGCACTAGAAATCTGTCTACCTTCTTTTACGTTTCattgcagatggtatctcttATATTAGTGAAGGGTTTCGACGTTTCTGCAGAAATCCAATCCTGTTAAAGAAATCTTGTTTTGTTGCTAACTTCTACAAATGAGTATACTTCGTATCTAAATGTCCTTCCATTTTTTTCCTTCCAAATGTTCCAAATCCCTATTAGAATTAGAGTGTATGTTGCTGTTCTGATACTTTTGTTCGGGAAGTATTCCCTCCACTCATGCCAAAGCGCATTCAGATTGATCGGCAAAGTCTGAATCCGAAGGTTCCTAAGTGTCTCCAAAATGATTATGAATATTTGCATTGAAGAAGATGATGATTAATTGATTCTTCTTGTTCTCCGCAGAGAGTGCAGATGCTATTGACCCTAACTCCCTATCTTCTCAAATTATCAGCAATTGGCACCTTATTGGAGTAGCTTAACCAGTTAAAAATTTTGACCTTCTTTAGGATGGAAATTTTCCATAGAGAGATTCTGATGCTGGATTTGATACCTCCATTCATGAAGAAATAATAACAGGACTTAACTAAGAATTTTCGGCTATTGTGACTCCATTTTCAATTTCTATTATCACTCTCTTCAATAAGTTGAATGCGTTCTAGCATTGCAGTAAGGTGGTGAAGGCATTCTGAAATTCTAGCTTGCATTACCGCGATTTATGAAGTCTTTGACACTGATTTTTTGACAGCAGGAATGGGTTGGGGAATCTTGGACATAGGCCATTTTTGACTATCAGATATTTAGAGCTTCACGAAACCAGCCTTGATAGGTGGAAAACCTGGTGGTTGGACATCGATTCTTTCGTTGTATCACATGCATGCCATCTTTAAGCCGGTCCAATCACGGAACCAAAATTTCTATGGAAAAATTGACCAAAAGACACACAGTTTTCTCCGAAGCCGCTATACAAGGGGTGAACCTGTTCATGTATGCCATGTCCAAGGTGCTCCAGGGATAAATCTCATGGCATGCCAGAGTATTGTTTCCATGGCTTGCATCGCATTGCTCCTTGGAGCCCTCATGGCGTTCCCTACaagtactctctctctctctctctctctgagactcatttttcaaatttaGGACCTCTCAGTTTTGACAAAACAAATCTTATTATGCCAATCAAACAAATATTCTTTTTGGAGCTAGTTCattatagattttttataaatcctttcaaataaattttgccgACAAAATAgcctaatgttttttttttttttttgagggaataGCCTAATGCATTTAAAACTCATACTTTTCTCTGTTTACCATTTGTTGACGATGATTTTAAGCTGAATGTTTATAAATCTGATAAAGAAACTGTTCTGCAAATAATACTTATGTTTTGTATATGTTGTTCTCTTTGCTTGCAGCATGATTTATTGAACCTAAGCCTATTTCTCATTTACTGATCTTTATATTATTgctaaactcaatatgattgagGGGCACAATCAATTAAAAGGGAAACGATGAATCACCCAAACACAAGTCCATCAGgttctagtttatttttttatgggcAGATCAGGCTAACTTGATGCAGCCTAAGCCACCTCAAACTCTGTTAAATTGTAAAGTAGGCATAATTATTATAGCTTGGTTGAAATGCATACATGGTTTAAATATTATTCAAACATCTAGAACTTTGAGAAGTAACTTGCTTTCATTCAGGTGTCCAGCCCATTGGTGTTTGTTATGGAACACTTGCAAACAACCTACCCCCATCTAGTGAGGTAGTGGAGCTCTACAAATCCAACAACATTGAGCTGATGAGGCTCTACTATCCAATCCCAGATGCTCTCCAGGCCCTAAGAGGATCCAACATCAAACTCTTACTAGATGTCCCTAATGAAGACCTTCAATTATTAGCCTCTGATCCATCGGCAGCAAGCTACTGGGTCCAAACAAATGTGACTGCCTATTGGCCGGATGTTTCATTTCGATACATCGCAGTCGGCAATGAGGTTATGAGAGGAGATAAAGCCCAGTATGTGCTCCCTGCCATGCAGAATATAtactctgctctatcctcaggaggactgcaagatcaaatcaaagtctcaacATCAGTTTCACAAGAGGTCCTTGGGTTAACATTTCCTCCCTCACATGGTGACTTCTCTCCTGTTGCAAAACAGAACTTGGAGCCAGTAGTACAGTTCTTACTGAAGAATGGAGCCCCACTCCTTGTGAATGTGTATCCCTATTTCGTTTACATTTACAACAAACAAGACATTACAAACATTTCTTATGCCTTGTTCACTTCCTCATGGACCGTTGTAAAGGATGGGCAGTATAGCTACCAGAACCTCTTCGATGCATACATGGATGCACTGTACTCGGCCTTAGAGCAGATAGGAGGTTCTGCTGTGGAGATTGTAGTGTCCGAGAGCGGTTGGCCATCGGCCGGTGGTGATTCAGCAACGATCGGTAATGCGCAGACATACAATCAAAATTTGATTAATCATGTCAGTAAAGGGACACCAAAGAGACCTGGAAAAGCTATAGAGGCTTATATATTTGCCATGTTCAATGAGAACCAAAAGCCAGCAGGGGTAGAGCAACACTGGGGGCTATTCTATCCAAATGAGCAACCTGTCTACCCAATTCAGTTTCATTAAAAGATGAGAGAGGATTACAACAAAAATTAATCATAGGTAAAGAAACACCTTCTGGAATAACAATCAGAAGGAATGGACAATTTCCTGTCTGCTTGAATAAagcttttataataaaatttcttCATGTAACTTGGTGGTTGCAATGACACTGCCAAAGAGATTCTTCTACACTTTAATTGGTCATTTTAGTTTCTTGGCATTTTTTTCTCGTTATTTCTTGATATTTGGGcgtgtgtgtgtctctctctctctccgtgaCAAGAACCACTTCCTAGAAATTcatttaaaaatagaaaagatagagaaaaaaaggAAATATAAGGACAAGCTAATGTATATGATTGTTGAGACAGATATCCATCATGTTACATGAACCACGTCCAGCTTAAATTCTAGAACTGAAAAAATTGAATAAAGGCTTGGGTTAAGATTGGCTGCTAGTATATGTCCTGCAAGAAACAAGAAGAGGTGAAGGAAAGAAGACAACAAACAAAATAGAAACACCATCTAACACCATCTAACACTAGGAGTTCTTGGCCAGGCACCACGGTTGACATTCACAGTTCACCCAAGATATACTAGAACTGACAGGGGTTTCATCCAACCCAGCTCCTGTCAAACAACTACATCTACTATAAATAAGGAGATAAGGATGCCCATggaacaaaagatcattcaacTTAGTCACATGCAAATGCAAACTCATATCTGAATATCTTCAACCATTTTTGAGCTTCTATATTATTTTTCAAATCCAATAAGAAACACAAGATTAACCAGTGGACAACCTATATGGAAACTTTTGCCATGTGTAGGATTTCTCTGTAACATCATTCCATTCAAGACTTTGCAACTAGATCTTGACCAAGTGGTGCCTTTACAACTGCAAAACTCATGTCATTATTCCATTTTTCGAAAACTTAGACTAGGCATTCAAAAAAGTAATTTAAGGGGTAGACACAGGTGGAGCATATTTAAAACTTTGAATTATTCCAAGAAAATGAACCAagacaaagaaaataaaagattggCCTTATCTAAGTCTTAGACTGACCAAAAGTTAAATCCCTTTGACTTAGGTGGACAAAGTTTATAATAACCAAGGTGGTCCTCTTCGACCAAAGCCTACCATACTAAGTGTTTTatcttcaataaaaaatattgaagGTCAGAGACTTATCTTCCCCATTGTTAGTGTACCACCTGACTAGCTGGGTAATCATCCCTTGTTGCTACTGTTAAAGGAGTCATGTATTCAACCAAAGCCATTCACCTTTTGCTTCATAATGCTATCCTCTACTAGAGGATCTCCATTTTAAAGATCATAGATATATGATACCAAGCAAGTTTATGCAGAGAATATATGAGGTAAACATCTAACAACCAATTAGTGACTTTGgccaatgatgaaaaatttcctTTTCACAGAAGGGTTTAGGAATAGGTAACCAATAACATAGTGAAACAATTCAAATTTAAGACTTTTATTCTCAGATACTTTGTAAACATTATCCACTGCTATGAGCATTGCTGCAAACGTTGGTTGCAGTCTATATAGCTATAATTTCAAACCACACCCATGCAACACTATAAAGAAATTTTCAAGAGAGAATTCTGATCCACTCCTGTAGTATAAAATCCCAAACTGCATTACAAGAAGAAAACTGAAAACTTCTTATATGCTGCACTCTCACAAGAAGTTCACCTAAAGGCATCTCCTCGATCCCAATTCAGCAATGAGCATTCAGAGTCAAAGTTAAGGTAGTTAGAGGACCTCTGAACTTTAATGGAACCTGTCTGACCTTTCAAGTGTGGTGATCTCTGACTAAACACCGAAGGTTTGCTGGTTTTGCTGGGGCTTGCATCACTGATGATGGAAGGGAATGGTGAGAGTAGTCTATTCGTATAGGGGGAATACTGATCAGAACAAATGTCAGTCATTCCCACCCGCTGTTTTGGTGTGCTCAATGATCTAAACCTTGCCTTAGTTGATGCTGTTGATGCCATGTAGTTTGGAAATGAAGGGGAGGGCGAGAAGGAATTGTCATCCCTTGTGGAAGTTCGTCTTGACTGGTTAAATGATCTCCTGGCTAAATATCTGAGTTGAGTTTCTTCTGCCTCGTCTTTGTTGTCAGAATCCAAACAGATAAGTGAATCTGAAGCACGAAGCTCCTGATGATGGAGTTCTCCCTCTGGACTTAGACTCGGATGAACTTCAGGAATGTTTAGACTCGGATGAACTTCAGGAATGTCCTTATCCAATGGCTGTGAGCCAACCCATTGCTCTAGCCAGCTCCATCTATTGTTCAGATCATCTAAGTCTACTTCTTTACATGATGGAGTTGTTGCCTTTCTTGCATTTCTCCTCTCCTGATGAAAGAAAAAAGAGCAGAAGGCATGGTGGCAAGTAAGTCATGGATGGGTACTAATCAAACTGGGAACTAGACTCACTGAAACACCACTGTTAGGGCTGCAGTAAAGAAGAGAGTAATGTGATCGCCAGACATCTTACCTGATGGGCTGATGCATATTCCATTGCTCTCTCTCGCTTTAGCGCAGCCTCCCGCCTGCTTTTCACTATGGCATCAATCTCTTCCTTAGATAATGTGCTCCCATCCCACCCTCTCTCATTGCCTTCTTGAAGCTGCACAAGCAAATAACAAATAAATCTGCAAATTTTATAATAGTAACTTATACTGCTGCAGGCAAAGTTTTACAGTAGTAGATAATTTTATCACAAATCAGGCAATGTTGTAGCTTTTCTATATTTTTCAGATGATCAAAACCACTTGTATTCTTGGAAAGATAGAATACACTGGTTAAATAATACTGGGTGAAACTGGATACGAAAATGGTTTGACAACAAATAATGCTGGTTATTGGATGTAACAGAAGATGATGAAAATCTTCTACATGAAGAGAATTAACCCCAAGTACCAGCAGTTGGCACATCACGCACCTAGGCCACAGCAATGTGTGGACCTCCTGAGTATTTTTTTCTGGAAttcaagaatgatgatgaagatgaggaaGCCCTTGCTAAAGTGTGCTAGTGTCAGATAAATAATAGAAAGCTTGAAAAGTCCTAATGAGCTCTTTGGACAAACCCTGGATGAGAAATAATCAAGAAAGCATCTGGCTATAAATTGACAGCCACAGAAGTTATGGTGAGCAGATATTCTCGACATGAAAATCCTATGTATATTCTTGAGGATTTCATGCTCTCTTACTGTCCTCTTGTATATGATACAGGAAAAGACTTGACTGTCTGGTGATGATATCTCCTGCAATTGTATGTTTTCTTAACTGGCAAAATAGCACCTGCATATCAATACATCAACCCCAAAAGCAGTCTTCATCTACAACAGGGCTGCATCTGGAAGCTGAACCTGTGCCTCCTTTTTTACTAGTTTAGAAACAAGTGATCCTCAACTAGCCATCATTTATGCTGAAGTGGATAACTATTAAGATTCAAGCAAGAGGAACAGAATCACAACTGCACAGTTATACTATGCATCTTCAAGTGGCTATGTCTGAACTATACCAATTTAAACCTACTAAAGGGATTTACAAGATATCAGGTCAACTTTTGCACCAAATAAATCCACTTTATATATTTCTTAAAGATTTATCATGAATACATAAAGCCATATTTGAACCACACGGTGTCCAATTCTCAGATAGTCCTGGATATATCTTGATGAAACTTGTGATTATAAGCATATACTTTCATTAATCTTTTGTTAATTAAAGGAGAATCTGTGACTTTGACATCTTAAGGCAACATATGACTATAAAGATAGACTTACAGCAATCATTTGTAGATTAAGGAGAATCTGTTGACATCTGCAGTGCAAGATTTTGTTTAATGAGAAAAAGTGGCACCAAATCAATTTCCTACAGCTGCCAAGTCAATTCAAAACCTCAGTGTGATATAGACTCTCAAAGTCAAATTGCAATTGTTTAAATTGTTTAGCTGCGACTTGGAAATCAAATGCCAGTACAACCATTAGAGTGAAACCAAGTATTTCCGGCTTCCTTATCTACCAAATGGGACAGATCAATCAAACTCTGCTAGCAAAACAAGCCATTAATCAATTAGAAAGTTCACATTTTTAAAGTGATCAGATCCAAATAAGGAAAGTCTAGCTTAAAGGTATATGAGTTCCCAAGATCATGTTCATGGACTCAGCAAGCAACGTCAATAGCCTTTACCATGTCAAGGAGAGACATGCTAAGGTTGCtatataagaaaataaagaaatctcCACAGTCCTTCCTCAGTGGAGAGGCATTGTAAAGTTATGGGGTACATGTGCACAGATTGGACAATGTCATCCTTTCTTGAACATATTTCCACTTAGAAAATCAACACTAGCTCATATTAGTTGGCAAATTTGAAAAGCCAAGACATGAAACAGTTACACAAAACCATATAATAGGTGTTTGACAATTTAATCAATCATCATCTCTAGAGGCACTCACTAATGTGATATTAGCTATTCCGACCTCATGATTTAAAGGTAAGGGTTGATGATGGTTGACATAGGCCACTACTTCAAAGGAGACAGTGAGACCAGTAACTTAAAACCTTCTTTGGAAAGTcatccatcataaatactaataAACACCAGTAACTCCATCTAGAGATCAAGTCCACATCAATTTTGTTAGCATGATTAGCGTACTATATTGCATAGCATTGATACCAAGCATGAATTGGCACAAAAAATTACAACTCAGTTAAGGA contains these protein-coding regions:
- the LOC105045351 gene encoding protein IQ-DOMAIN 3 isoform X2; translation: MARRKSWFERVKRFFSSETKSQPESTERRRRWLVGRLKSKCSPALQAPSSSKAPSLREAEEEQSKHAVAVAVATAAAAEAAVAAAQAAAAVVRLTGTPSSYHRSREIAAIKIQTAFRGYLARRALRALKGLVRLQALVRGQSVRRQTAITLKGLQSLMKIQSLARASRVRIAEDNPACDGKDLIHGKSKDKEDIKTILQEGNERGWDGSTLSKEEIDAIVKSRREAALKRERAMEYASAHQERRNARKATTPSCKEVDLDDLNNRWSWLEQWVGSQPLDKDIPEVHPSLNIPEVHPSLSPEGELHHQELRASDSLICLDSDNKDEAEETQLRYLARRSFNQSRRTSTRDDNSFSPSPSFPNYMASTASTKARFRSLSTPKQRVGMTDICSDQYSPYTNRLLSPFPSIISDASPSKTSKPSVFSQRSPHLKGQTGSIKVQRSSNYLNFDSECSLLNWDRGDAFR
- the LOC105045349 gene encoding glucan endo-1,3-beta-glucosidase, with the translated sequence MACQSIVSMACIALLLGALMAFPTSVQPIGVCYGTLANNLPPSSEVVELYKSNNIELMRLYYPIPDALQALRGSNIKLLLDVPNEDLQLLASDPSAASYWVQTNVTAYWPDVSFRYIAVGNEVMRGDKAQYVLPAMQNIYSALSSGGLQDQIKVSTSVSQEVLGLTFPPSHGDFSPVAKQNLEPVVQFLLKNGAPLLVNVYPYFVYIYNKQDITNISYALFTSSWTVVKDGQYSYQNLFDAYMDALYSALEQIGGSAVEIVVSESGWPSAGGDSATIGNAQTYNQNLINHVSKGTPKRPGKAIEAYIFAMFNENQKPAGVEQHWGLFYPNEQPVYPIQFH
- the LOC105045351 gene encoding protein IQ-DOMAIN 3 isoform X1, whose protein sequence is MAITEFMCFFLFLSGHVPCNNYPMARRKSWFERVKRFFSSETKSQPESTERRRRWLVGRLKSKCSPALQAPSSSKAPSLREAEEEQSKHAVAVAVATAAAAEAAVAAAQAAAAVVRLTGTPSSYHRSREIAAIKIQTAFRGYLARRALRALKGLVRLQALVRGQSVRRQTAITLKGLQSLMKIQSLARASRVRIAEDNPACDGKDLIHGKSKDKEDIKTILQEGNERGWDGSTLSKEEIDAIVKSRREAALKRERAMEYASAHQERRNARKATTPSCKEVDLDDLNNRWSWLEQWVGSQPLDKDIPEVHPSLNIPEVHPSLSPEGELHHQELRASDSLICLDSDNKDEAEETQLRYLARRSFNQSRRTSTRDDNSFSPSPSFPNYMASTASTKARFRSLSTPKQRVGMTDICSDQYSPYTNRLLSPFPSIISDASPSKTSKPSVFSQRSPHLKGQTGSIKVQRSSNYLNFDSECSLLNWDRGDAFR